From the genome of Sphingobacterium sp. UGAL515B_05:
CGAACTTCCATAGGAACTTGGAAGTTAGCACCACCCACACGGCGTGATTTAACTTCAACAGCAGGCATAACGTTGTTTAAAGCTTTTTTCCAAGCTTCAAGACCGCTTTCTTGTGTTTTTTGTTCTACTAATTCTACTGCATCGTAAAAAATAGCATAAGCGATAGATTTTTTACCATCTACCATCATATTGTTTACGAAACGTGTTACCTGAACGTCATTAAACTTTGGATCAGGTAAAATGATTCTCTTTTTCGGTTTTGACTTTCTCATTTTTCTTTCCTCCGTTTAATTATTTCTTTTTACCTTTTGCTGGAGCTGCAGCTGCTTGTCCTGGTTTAGGACGCTTAGTTCCGTATTTAGAACGACGTTGGTTACGACCTGCTACACCTGAAGTATCTAATGCACCACGGATGATGTGGTAACGCACACCTGGTAAATCTTTAACACGACCACCACGGATCAATACGATCGAGTGCTCTTGTAAGTTGTGACCTTCTCCAGGGATGTAAGCGTTGACCTCTTTACCGTTTGTTAAACGTACACGAGCTACTTTACGCATTGCTGAGTTTGGTTTTTTAGGGGTAGTAGTATATACACGTGTACATACACCTCTTCGCTGTGGACATGAGTCCAACGCTGGTGACTTACTCTTATCAACCAGAGCTACTCTACCTTTTCTAACTAATTGTTGAATAGTAGGCATTTACCTGTTTTTGTTTATAAATTTTATACCTAAATTATTTTAAGTTCGCAAAGATACTGATTCCCTTTTGAATATGAAATAGTTAGTGTATAAAATTTAGATTATTTTTTGAATTGGCGCTGCTCTTTTCTTGAATATCCTATGGCTTCTTTATTACCTCTTCATGCTTCTTTATTGCCCTACCATCCTAATGACATGGTCACCCTCTACGTTTAACCCACCTAAACTGTCATATATTGCAAAATTGGAGAGTTAACCCCTAATTGGTGGTTGTACAAAAATATAGACGGTTAAAGGATGGTTCAAGAGTAGAATAACGGGAGGGACGGTTTTTTCTTATTTCTGCTCTAAGCTGTTCTTTCTCTGTTTAATACTGTTTAAAAAACAGCCCTTTTTTAAATTTCTCTTCTACTGGTTTTCAGGTATATTGCACTTCCTGCATGTTTTTGCGTTCTGTTTGGCAAAGCGTTTGATAAAAACGTGTAAATATTTAGTAGAAACAAATTAATGTATTCAAATTATGAAAATCAAAATGAGATTAATGTATGCAGTGGTATTGGCCTTGGTAACCTTCGCTTTTGTTGGATGCTCAAAGGATAAAGATGAACCTATTCAAACAGGTGGAAGCATCGATGCAGCTGTTGGTACTTACAAGGGTAGTTTAGATCTATCGAATACAAGCGGACCGATGTTTGATAAAACCTTGACGGTTACAAAAATTTCTGACAATACTTTGAAAGTTGAGATTGGAGACAAAGCGCTAAAAATACCAGCAAAAGAGTTTAAGGTTATCAATAATATGAACATTGCAATTCAAACGGCTGGTGTTTCTCCAGAAGGATCATTTTTATTTGATGTGGAAAAAAAGACACTTCTTTGCCAAGGAAAGAAAACTACTGAAAATGAGGTCTTTTTCACTTTTGAAGGAACGAAACAATAAGTTTTTCCTTTCTTATTCAAAAAAAAGCGGTATTGACTTTAACCAATACCGCTTTTTTGTCGTATATCCAATTGGATGAGCTTAATACGCTGCCAATTATTGCAGATTTATTTTTAGGACAACAACGTAAAATCAATCTGCCTTTTATCCAGATCCACTTTCTTTACGCGGATTTGAACCTCATCACCCAACTGGAATTTCTTTTTCTTCCTTTGCCCAATGATCGCATAGTTCTTCTCGTCAAGGACGTAAAAGTCATCGGTGATATCCCGAAGTCTGACCATTCCCTCGCATTTGTTCTCTTCAATCTCCACATACATACCCCATTCGGTAACACCCGAAACAATACCGGTATATTCGGTGCCGATCTGATCCTGCAAGTATTCGGCCTGTTTGTACTTAATCGATGCACGTTCTGCTTCAGCGGCTTTTTTCTCCATTTGGGAAGAATGTTCGGCCATTTTTTCGTAATGCTCCGCATTGATTTTGGTACCGCCCTCCAGATAGAATTGTAAAAGACGGTGTACCATCACATCGGGATAACGACGGATAGGCGAGGTGAAATGGGTATAATAATCGAATGCAAGTCCATAGTGACTTGTCTTCTTTGTCGTATAGATCGCTTTGGCCATCGAACGTACCGCAAGTGAAGTCAGCATATTTTGTTCTTTGCTACCTTCTATCTTTGTCATCAGCGCATTTAAAGATTTAGCTGTTTCCTTATCCGTTTTGATGGTCAATTTATGGCCAAACCGCGCTGCAAATTGAGAGAAAGTTGTCAGCGTCTCCGGATTAGGAACATCGTGGAACCGGTATACAAAAGTAAGCTTGTTTTTTCCACGGCCTTGTTTACCAATAAACTCGGCAACCTTCCGGTTGGCCAATAACATAAAATCTTCAATCAGCTTGTGCGCATCTTTACGGACTTTGGTGTATACCCCTGTAGGTTTTCCATTTTCATCCAAGGTGAATTTTACCTCTTCACTTTCAAAGGCTATTGCACCATTCTTAAATTTACGCTCCCGCAGAATATATGCCAGTTCATTTAATTTTAGGATCTCTTCACTGAAATCACCCGATTTCGTTTCAATCACCTCCTGCGCTTCCTCATAACTGAAACGTCGGTCCGAATGGATAATCGTACGGCCGAACCATTGATGGTGCACATTGGCTTTTTCGTCCAATTCAAAAACAGCCGAAAAGCAAAGTTTATCTTCATGTGGACGTAAGGAACAAACGCCATTAGAAAGACGCTCCGGAAGCATCGGGATAACACGGTCCACCAAATAGACCGATGTACCACGGTTGAATGCTTCTTTATCCAATTCTGTGTCGGGTATCACAAAATGCGAAACATCGGCGATGTGAACACCAATCTCATAGTTGCCATTCTCTAATTTTTGGAAGGAGATGGCGTCATCAAAATCTTTTGCATCTGCCGGGTCAATGGTAAAGGTCGTAACGTTTCTAAAATCACGCCGCTTTGCAATTTCCTCCTTGCTTATTTTTTCCGAAATCTGATTGGCTTCAGCTTCAACTTTTTTCGGGAACTCCAATGGGAAACCATAATCGGCCAAAATAGCGTTCATCTCGGTGTTATTTTCCCCTTTGGTACCCAAAACATGTTTTACTGTTCCGACAGGATTTTTGCTCCCGCTTGGCCAGTCGATAATCGAAACGACCACTTTTTCTTTATCCTTGGCCCCATTCAGATTGTCCAAGGGAATAAAAATGTCGTGTAGCATCTTGCGGTCGTCCGCAATAAAAAAAGCAAAATTGTTGGAGATGCTGATCGTTCCTGTGAAATCAGTCTTGGCCCTTTGCAGAATTTCAACGACTTCACCCTCTTTCTTACGGCCACCTTTTCTTTTTTCGAAGGTATGGACCTTCACAATATCGCCATGGAGTGCCTGTCTAAGTTTCCGCGGAGCGATATAAATATCGTTTTCAAATTCATCATCAGGAATCACATAGGCGGAGCCATCGGCAGTCATATCTACCTTTCCTGTGACATAAACTTTAAGTTGCTTCAGATTAAATTTGCCGCGCTCGACCTCAATAAAAAGCCCATTTCTTACATTATCATGTAAAATATCGGCTATAGCGACTTTTGAGTCGTTATCGGTAAGATTCAGTTTTGACGAAACTTGTTTATAGTTGAGCGGCTTATTGCCCGATTTTTCGAAGATATCGATGATCAGTTGTGTTAAGACCTCTTTATATGGATTTTCTTTTCTTGTTTTCATTCACTTATTATTTATTATTATTCATTTACATCGGTCTTTGACAGCCCAATGGATCCTTTGACTGGCTACGATAATGGATTTTGAAAAACCAGTTTTTATCACAGATTACGAGCGCTGTACATCAAGATCGATGCCAATACAATATACGAAAAAAACTGCATTTGACAGGACAATAAGGAGCTAAACGGAGCATCTTCCGATAGCCAAGGAATAGACAGTTCAGCCGAAAAATAGTTTTGGATTCGTACAGCCTGATTTACTTTTTGCAATGATTGCACACACCGAGTGCATTGACGGCTATCGCTTCGAGACTAAAGCCTTGTGGGATCGATACTTTTGGTAAGGTCATATCTTCCAGACAGTACACAGAATTGCATACCCGGCAAATAAAATGTACGTGTTGGTCATGATGATCATGTTCTGAACAGTTTGTCGAACACATAGCGTAAGTAGCTGTACCATGTAGATCAAAGATTTTATGGATAATCCCTTTCTCTTCAAAGCTGGCTAACACCCGGTATAATGTGACACGGTCAATATCCTTGCCCAGTAATTTCTCCAGTTCCGGCTGCGAAATTGCAGACTCTTTCCTCGAAATAATATCAAGTACCTTCAACCGGGGTTGGGTAACTTTTAAACTATTTCGTTTGAGAATTTCTGGATATACAGTGTTGGAATCTTCCATGGATTTCTTCGTTAAGCCTTAGATCAAATACAAACTAAGAGAAATTTACTTTTATTTGCAAGTTAAAAAACTATGTGATGAATTTATTCATCCTATTTTTTCCCTTTCAATAGACCATTAACGAACGGGAACGGACCATTTCCTTTCTCAAAGATGCTTTTGACAGTACAAAAATACGGAATCTATTAAAAATAAGAAAACCGATAAGTTTAAGATTACTGTCATCTTACTTATCGGTTTTCGTTACTATATGGAAATATAGGAATCTTATTTGCCTGCAGCTTTCGCGTGATCAGCTAAGAATGTCGCTAGACCGCTGTCTGTCAATGGGTGTTTCAATAAGGCTAGGATCGCTGATAAAGGACCTGTCATAACATCAGCACCGATTTTAGCACAGCCTAAAATGTGTGCACTGTGACGTACAGAAGCTGCTAAAATTTGTGTAGGATAGTTGTAGTTATCATAGATTAAACGAATATCTTCGATCAACGCTAATCCATCTGTAGAGATATCATCCAAACGACCGATAAAAGGAGATACATAAGTTGCCCCAGCTTTTGCAGCCAATAGTGCTTGACCAGCTGTAAATACCAATGTACAATTTGTTTTAATACCTTTTTTACTGAAATATTTAATTGCTTTTACGCCATCTTTGATCATAGGGACTTTGACAACAATCTTGCTGTCAAGAGCTGCTAACGCTTCGCCTTCTTTGATCATTTCCTCATAGGTTGTCGAAATGACCTCAGCACTTACGTCGCCATCAACGATGGCACAGATCGCTTTATAATGGTTGATTACGTTTTCATCACCGCTAATACCTTCTTTGGCCATTAAACTTGGATTGGTTGTTACACCGTCTAATACGCCTAAATCTTGGGCTTCTCTGATTTGCTCTAGGTTCGCTGTGTCAATAAAAAATTTCATTGTGTATGTTATTGAATGATAATTATTTGATTATTCTAATGTCCAAAATAGTGATGCAAAGTTATTGATTATATTCCAGTATTGAAGCATCGATTTTCACCTATTGCATCATTATTTTTGCAAAAAAGAATCTCTTCTCCTTATTTTTTGTTATACTTTTAATATAGTATTATCTTTAAATATGCAGGTTTTCCGTTCTCTTCATTATAGAAATTTCCGTTTACATGTTATAGGACAAGCAATTTCCCTTATGGGGACCTGGATGCAGCGTATAGCCATCAGTTGGTTAGTCTATGAATTGACCGGATCTGTGTTTTGGCTCGGTTTTGTGCAGTTCATCTCCTTATTGCCTTCTTTGGTTCTGTCTCCATTTATCGGCAGTTTCGTCGATAAGCATAAAAAGTATAAATTGGTTCTGATGACCCAAATTGGTCTGATGATACAGGCTGGGATTTTGACCCTGGTCGTTTATCTGAAATGGGAGAGTGTCTTATGGCTTTCCGCCTTGGGGCTTATACAAGGGGTCATTAATTCTTTCGATGTTTTGGGGCGTCAGTCACTGATGATGTATTTGGTTGGGGACCGTAAAGATCTGCCGAATGCCATAGCGCTGAATTCAACAATTTTCAATGGTGCCCGAATGTTGGGGCCTGCAATAGGAGGTATTTTACTGAGTACATATGGTGAACTCGTTTGTTTTGCCCTGAACTTTATCAGTTTTGTTCCGGTCATTATTACATTATTGATGATGCAGGTCGATGAAACACATGTTCAACTGAGCAAGGGAAGCAATTGGGAAGGTTTGGTCGAAGGCTTTCGTTACCTCAAACGTTCGCCGCACATCTCCTCGCTGATTATTATCATGACATTCTCCAGCTTGATTGTTATTCCGTATACCTCGTTGCTGCCTGCCATCGCAAAAGAAATGTTTCATGGTGATGAACGTACGTTCTCCTGGTTTGAAAGTGCAGCCGGCCTGGGTGCCATGATTGGTGCTTTTAATATGGCCCGTTTAAAATCGGGTACCAATTTGCGCTATCAGGTGATGGGGGCTGCTGCCCTTATGGGAGTTGCATTATTGTTTTTGGCACATTCGAGTATGCTGCAGATGGCACTCGTCTATGTGATGTTGGTATCCTTTGCCATGATGATGCAAAACTCAAGTATCAATACGTATATTCAGACGCATGCCATACCGATCTATCGTGCCCGGGCGATCTCGTATTACGTCATGGCTTTTCAGGGGATATTTCCCATCGGTACACTGATGATAGGTTCGTTAGCCAGTTACTGTGGGCTTCGAACGACATTATACGTCATGGGTGGATTGGGGATATTGATCGCAATCGTGTACTATGGCTATCTCCGGCTCCATATCCACAAACGCCTATTTAAGTTTTAATTTCCGGGTTCTTAATTTTAAGGTGCACTTTGCATAATCAATGACAGCACCATAGTCTGCAAAAATATCTCCGCCCAGTACGCCGATCACTGGTTCTAGATCCATCTGCTGATAGGCATAGTTGATCGAGCTTAAATCCAGTACTGCAGTATTTAAGTTTTTTATCTGCCATTCACCTATGGTCAGACTTGGAATTTTTATGTTGAAACTCTCCATTGAATTGGTGCCAAGTCCTGTTGATAATGTTTCTGAAGGCTCAAGCTGCAATTGGTCCTCCAAAAGATGCCCCAATTGTGTTTTATCAAATACAGTTTTAGAAGCCCCTGTATCGATCACCATCTTGAACGAACGGTTATATATTTCTACATCGATTAAAATGTGTGTGCCCTGGCCTTGTAAATCCAATAATTGAAATGGTACTGTTGTCATATAGCCAAACATACCCAAAAATTCCCTTAAAAAAGAAATTTTAAAACCCGCAGTGTGTGTTGAACGCTCATAAAAAAAGCTGCTATTCTATAAATAACAGCTTTTCATCTTTTTATAGTTTATGCGCTACAGCGCTTTTATTTCTTTCAGTACATTATTCATTGTCCGTACTGCTTCTGCACTTTTATTGAATTTTTCTTTATCCTCTTCATCGAGTAGAATAGGCACGATCCGATCCCATCCTTTTTTATTGATGATAACCGGTACCCCAAGATTGATATCTTCTTGGCCAAATTCACCTTCCAGATACACAGAGGCCGTAAATAATCGGCCTTGATCGCGCACGATACTTTCGACAACTGCGGCAGTTGCAGCGCCCGGAGCATACCAGGCGGAAGTTCCGATCAAGCTGGTCAATGTGGCCCCACCAACCATTGTTTTGTGTACAATTTCGTCTTGCTCTTCCGGGGTAAGGAAATCAGTGACCGGAATACTGTTCCACGTGGAGTGCTTGATGAGTGGAATCATCGTTGTATCTCCATGGCCACCAATGACAATGGCATTGAGGTCGGCCGCAGAAGCATTCAGTTTTTCACTCAGTTGATATTTGAACCGGGCTGAATCCAATGTACCTCCCATTCCAACAATTCTATTCTTAGGTAATCCACTCGATTTAAGTGCCAGATAAGTCATGGTATCCATCGGATTAGAAACAATGACAATGATAATATCCGGAGAGTGTTTGACTAAGTTCTCTACAACTGACTTGACAATATTGGCATTTGTCCCAATCAATTCCTCGCGTGTCATTCCGGGTTTACGCGGAATTCCCGATGTAATGACGGCAACAGTAGAACCTGAAGTTGAAAGATAGTCATTGGTTACCCCTTTGATTTTTGATTCAAAACCCAATAAGGCAGCGGTTTGCGCCATATCTTGCGCTTTGCCTTCCGCAAAGCCTTCTTTAATATCCAATAATACAATCTCCTCGGCGACATTTCGACGGATTAAATTGTCCGCTGTAGTTGCTCCTACAGCTCCAGCACCAACAATAGTTACTTTCATATGTAAATAATTTGTTTATTCATGAGCTAATTTTCCGCTTAAGTATATACATCTGCCTTTTAATTATATAGCTGCCTTCGGCGGTCCTTATGCCACATTGGATATCCGGTCCATCTTCACGAATGCTTGTATTTTTTTATATGGATATTTCATGCGCATTTATGTGGATTATTAAATAATTCTTGAATTTAATCAATTATTATCAGTAAATCAATGTATTTAGCGGGAATAACTTGTTTTTTGACATAAGAAATAGAACCCTCCAAAATCGATGACTTTTATAAAATAGTAAAAAAATAACAGGCCTGAAATTTGTTCAAGCCTGTTATTTCTATCGTGTAAATCAAATTTGAAATCCTAGAACGGATAGCCGATG
Proteins encoded in this window:
- the rpsG gene encoding 30S ribosomal protein S7 encodes the protein MRKSKPKKRIILPDPKFNDVQVTRFVNNMMVDGKKSIAYAIFYDAVELVEQKTQESGLEAWKKALNNVMPAVEVKSRRVGGANFQVPMEVRPERKIALGMKWLISYARKRGEKTMFEKLAGEIISASKGEGAAVKKKEDTHKMAEANKAFSHFRF
- the rpsL gene encoding 30S ribosomal protein S12, with product MPTIQQLVRKGRVALVDKSKSPALDSCPQRRGVCTRVYTTTPKKPNSAMRKVARVRLTNGKEVNAYIPGEGHNLQEHSIVLIRGGRVKDLPGVRYHIIRGALDTSGVAGRNQRRSKYGTKRPKPGQAAAAPAKGKKK
- the rnr gene encoding ribonuclease R, with amino-acid sequence MKTRKENPYKEVLTQLIIDIFEKSGNKPLNYKQVSSKLNLTDNDSKVAIADILHDNVRNGLFIEVERGKFNLKQLKVYVTGKVDMTADGSAYVIPDDEFENDIYIAPRKLRQALHGDIVKVHTFEKRKGGRKKEGEVVEILQRAKTDFTGTISISNNFAFFIADDRKMLHDIFIPLDNLNGAKDKEKVVVSIIDWPSGSKNPVGTVKHVLGTKGENNTEMNAILADYGFPLEFPKKVEAEANQISEKISKEEIAKRRDFRNVTTFTIDPADAKDFDDAISFQKLENGNYEIGVHIADVSHFVIPDTELDKEAFNRGTSVYLVDRVIPMLPERLSNGVCSLRPHEDKLCFSAVFELDEKANVHHQWFGRTIIHSDRRFSYEEAQEVIETKSGDFSEEILKLNELAYILRERKFKNGAIAFESEEVKFTLDENGKPTGVYTKVRKDAHKLIEDFMLLANRKVAEFIGKQGRGKNKLTFVYRFHDVPNPETLTTFSQFAARFGHKLTIKTDKETAKSLNALMTKIEGSKEQNMLTSLAVRSMAKAIYTTKKTSHYGLAFDYYTHFTSPIRRYPDVMVHRLLQFYLEGGTKINAEHYEKMAEHSSQMEKKAAEAERASIKYKQAEYLQDQIGTEYTGIVSGVTEWGMYVEIEENKCEGMVRLRDITDDFYVLDEKNYAIIGQRKKKKFQLGDEVQIRVKKVDLDKRQIDFTLLS
- a CDS encoding Fur family transcriptional regulator encodes the protein MEDSNTVYPEILKRNSLKVTQPRLKVLDIISRKESAISQPELEKLLGKDIDRVTLYRVLASFEEKGIIHKIFDLHGTATYAMCSTNCSEHDHHDQHVHFICRVCNSVYCLEDMTLPKVSIPQGFSLEAIAVNALGVCNHCKK
- the fsa gene encoding fructose-6-phosphate aldolase, which encodes MKFFIDTANLEQIREAQDLGVLDGVTTNPSLMAKEGISGDENVINHYKAICAIVDGDVSAEVISTTYEEMIKEGEALAALDSKIVVKVPMIKDGVKAIKYFSKKGIKTNCTLVFTAGQALLAAKAGATYVSPFIGRLDDISTDGLALIEDIRLIYDNYNYPTQILAASVRHSAHILGCAKIGADVMTGPLSAILALLKHPLTDSGLATFLADHAKAAGK
- a CDS encoding MFS transporter; the encoded protein is MQVFRSLHYRNFRLHVIGQAISLMGTWMQRIAISWLVYELTGSVFWLGFVQFISLLPSLVLSPFIGSFVDKHKKYKLVLMTQIGLMIQAGILTLVVYLKWESVLWLSALGLIQGVINSFDVLGRQSLMMYLVGDRKDLPNAIALNSTIFNGARMLGPAIGGILLSTYGELVCFALNFISFVPVIITLLMMQVDETHVQLSKGSNWEGLVEGFRYLKRSPHISSLIIIMTFSSLIVIPYTSLLPAIAKEMFHGDERTFSWFESAAGLGAMIGAFNMARLKSGTNLRYQVMGAAALMGVALLFLAHSSMLQMALVYVMLVSFAMMMQNSSINTYIQTHAIPIYRARAISYYVMAFQGIFPIGTLMIGSLASYCGLRTTLYVMGGLGILIAIVYYGYLRLHIHKRLFKF
- a CDS encoding retropepsin-like aspartic protease, encoding MTTVPFQLLDLQGQGTHILIDVEIYNRSFKMVIDTGASKTVFDKTQLGHLLEDQLQLEPSETLSTGLGTNSMESFNIKIPSLTIGEWQIKNLNTAVLDLSSINYAYQQMDLEPVIGVLGGDIFADYGAVIDYAKCTLKLRTRKLKLK
- a CDS encoding malate dehydrogenase, whose amino-acid sequence is MKVTIVGAGAVGATTADNLIRRNVAEEIVLLDIKEGFAEGKAQDMAQTAALLGFESKIKGVTNDYLSTSGSTVAVITSGIPRKPGMTREELIGTNANIVKSVVENLVKHSPDIIIVIVSNPMDTMTYLALKSSGLPKNRIVGMGGTLDSARFKYQLSEKLNASAADLNAIVIGGHGDTTMIPLIKHSTWNSIPVTDFLTPEEQDEIVHKTMVGGATLTSLIGTSAWYAPGAATAAVVESIVRDQGRLFTASVYLEGEFGQEDINLGVPVIINKKGWDRIVPILLDEEDKEKFNKSAEAVRTMNNVLKEIKAL